One region of Pyramidobacter sp. YE332 genomic DNA includes:
- a CDS encoding TRAP transporter large permease codes for MSGFLLLAAFFALMLLGVPLYASLTMAGLLGILGAGDLTLLRVVPQQFFGGMDSFSLMAIPFFILTGTLMNRSGLTDRLIDFSRLAVGSVRGGLGYVNVVGSVIFAGVNGSAAADASALGSILIPAMVKEGFPASYAAGITAGSSLIGPIIPPSIFMIIYASMTNTSIGRLFAAGVAPGIALGLAYMAMNWYYARKYDVPKTDLAGVYAQKWRILFRSFLALLAPCIIMCGIMSGIVTPTESGALAAGYCVFAGVAVTRRLTLRGFAEAVGETVRLTSAIFLIMGAASVVGWYLKWERVTQAFSQFVVEAGLLGHPWLLMVVLSLIVFVIGMFMEEISVMTLLTPVFAPLAAKAGIDPFHFGVVMTLNVTIALITPPVGACNYIVAAVGKVPLGEMFRRIWPFVLVALAVQLIIVTFPVFTTYLPRVMGL; via the coding sequence ATCCTCGGCGCGGGCGACCTGACGCTGCTGCGCGTCGTCCCGCAGCAGTTTTTCGGCGGCATGGATTCCTTCTCGCTGATGGCGATTCCCTTTTTTATCCTCACGGGCACGCTGATGAACCGCTCCGGACTCACCGACCGCCTCATCGACTTCAGCCGTCTGGCGGTCGGTTCGGTGCGCGGCGGGCTGGGTTACGTCAACGTGGTCGGCAGCGTGATCTTCGCCGGCGTCAACGGCAGCGCCGCGGCCGACGCCTCGGCGCTGGGTTCGATCCTGATCCCCGCCATGGTGAAGGAAGGCTTTCCCGCGTCGTACGCGGCGGGGATCACGGCGGGCAGCTCGCTGATCGGGCCGATTATTCCTCCCAGCATTTTCATGATCATCTACGCGTCGATGACCAACACGTCCATCGGCAGGCTCTTCGCCGCCGGCGTGGCGCCGGGGATCGCGCTCGGTCTGGCTTACATGGCCATGAACTGGTACTACGCGCGCAAATACGACGTGCCCAAGACCGACCTGGCGGGCGTATACGCGCAGAAGTGGCGGATCCTGTTCCGCTCGTTTCTGGCTCTGCTGGCGCCGTGCATCATCATGTGCGGCATCATGTCGGGGATCGTCACGCCGACGGAGTCGGGCGCTTTGGCGGCGGGCTACTGCGTTTTCGCCGGCGTGGCGGTGACGCGGCGGCTGACGCTGCGCGGTTTCGCCGAGGCGGTCGGCGAGACGGTGCGCCTGACCAGCGCGATCTTTCTGATCATGGGCGCGGCCTCGGTCGTCGGCTGGTATCTCAAGTGGGAGCGCGTCACGCAGGCGTTCAGCCAGTTCGTCGTCGAAGCCGGGCTGCTGGGGCATCCCTGGCTGCTGATGGTCGTGCTCAGCCTGATCGTCTTCGTGATCGGCATGTTCATGGAGGAGATCTCGGTGATGACGCTGCTGACGCCGGTATTCGCGCCGTTGGCGGCCAAGGCCGGCATCGACCCTTTCCACTTCGGCGTGGTGATGACGCTGAACGTGACGATCGCTCTGATCACGCCGCCGGTAGGGGCCTGCAACTACATCGTCGCCGCGGTGGGCAAGGTGCCGCTGGGCGAGATGTTCCGCCGGATCTGGCCGTTCGTGCTCGTGGCGCTGGCTGTGCAGCTGATCATCGTGACGTTTCCGGTCTTTACGACCTATCTCCCTCGCGTCATGGGATTGTAG
- a CDS encoding amino acid ABC transporter permease — protein MELDFSVLIPYLHMFWKGVCVTIQASFLGVLFGSALGIFIGSFRVMPFKPLRYLMAAYIYVLRGTPLMIQLFLIYFGLPALGVNLDAATAGILGIGINSSGYVGEIVRGGIEGVSKGQWEAAKMLGLSYWQTMKSIILPQAIRHMLPAIGNEFVTLIKESSLLSVLAISDLTMVGQQVRSVTYASFETFIFVAVVYLVLTSVTSGALQLLENRWKVK, from the coding sequence ATGGAACTGGACTTTTCCGTGCTGATCCCGTATCTGCACATGTTCTGGAAGGGCGTGTGCGTGACCATTCAGGCCTCGTTCCTCGGCGTGCTGTTCGGTTCGGCGCTGGGCATCTTCATCGGCTCGTTCCGCGTCATGCCGTTCAAGCCGCTGCGCTACCTGATGGCGGCGTACATTTACGTGCTGCGCGGCACGCCGCTGATGATCCAGCTGTTTCTGATCTACTTCGGCCTGCCGGCGCTGGGCGTGAACCTCGACGCGGCCACGGCTGGCATCCTCGGCATCGGCATCAACTCGTCCGGTTACGTGGGCGAGATCGTGCGCGGCGGCATCGAAGGCGTGTCGAAGGGGCAGTGGGAAGCGGCCAAGATGCTGGGGCTGTCCTACTGGCAGACGATGAAGAGCATCATCCTGCCGCAGGCGATCCGCCACATGCTGCCGGCCATCGGCAACGAGTTCGTGACGCTGATCAAGGAATCGTCGCTGCTCTCCGTGCTCGCTATCAGCGACCTGACCATGGTCGGCCAGCAGGTGCGCAGCGTCACCTACGCCTCGTTCGAGACGTTCATCTTCGTGGCCGTGGTCTATCTGGTGCTGACCAGCGTCACCTCGGGCGCGCTGCAGCTGCTCGAAAACCGCTGGAAGGTGAAATAG
- a CDS encoding amino acid ABC transporter ATP-binding protein, translating into MTHAIEVKDLHKSFGALDVLKGVSLNVDEGEVITVIGPSGSGKSTLARCIARLERIDSGEIYVYGHRMDGEKMSNARESELLGMIFQQFNLFPHLSVLENVAIAPMKVRGKSRAEAEKTARELLERVGLGDKIEAFPAQLSGGQQQRVAIARALAMDPKVMLFDEPTSALDPELVGDVLNVIADLARSGMTMMIITHEMLFAKEVSDRVIFMADGHIVEQGAPDDIFVRPQKERTRAFLQRVLSHYGAAVAEEAE; encoded by the coding sequence GTGACTCACGCGATAGAAGTAAAGGACCTGCACAAATCGTTCGGCGCTCTCGACGTGCTGAAAGGCGTCTCGCTGAACGTCGACGAGGGCGAAGTGATCACGGTCATCGGGCCCAGCGGCTCGGGCAAGAGCACTTTGGCGCGCTGTATCGCCCGTCTGGAGAGGATCGATTCCGGCGAGATCTACGTTTACGGCCACCGCATGGACGGCGAGAAGATGTCCAACGCCAGGGAGTCGGAGCTGCTGGGCATGATCTTTCAGCAGTTCAACCTGTTCCCGCACCTGAGCGTGTTGGAGAACGTGGCGATCGCGCCGATGAAAGTGCGCGGCAAATCCCGCGCCGAGGCGGAAAAGACCGCCCGGGAGCTTCTGGAACGCGTCGGTCTCGGCGATAAGATCGAAGCGTTCCCGGCGCAGCTTTCCGGCGGCCAGCAGCAGCGCGTGGCCATCGCCCGAGCGCTGGCTATGGATCCGAAGGTGATGCTCTTCGACGAGCCGACTTCGGCGCTCGATCCCGAGCTGGTCGGCGACGTGCTCAACGTCATCGCCGACCTGGCCAGAAGCGGCATGACGATGATGATCATCACGCACGAGATGCTCTTCGCCAAGGAAGTGTCGGACCGCGTCATCTTCATGGCCGACGGGCACATCGTCGAGCAGGGCGCGCCGGACGACATCTTCGTGCGCCCGCAGAAGGAGCGCACGCGCGCGTTCCTGCAGCGCGTGCTTTCCCATTACGGCGCGGCCGTGGCAGAGGAGGCGGAGTAA